The sequence CGAGGGTGCGGTTCGCCGAGGAGTTACGGCTCCTGCGGACCGAGCGGGGCTTGAGCCTGCGGAGGCTGGCGGAGGAAGTCGGCTGGGATGCCTCGCAGTTCGGGAAGATGGAGAGCGGGCGGACGCTGGGCAGCCCCGAGGTCGTACAGGCGCTGGACCAGTACTACGGGACACCGGGGTTGCTGGTCACGCTGTGGGAGCTGGCGGTGGCTGACCCCGCGCAGTTCAAGGAGCAGTACCGGCGGTACATGATTCTGGAGTCGGAGGCGGTGAGCCTGTGGCACTACGGGGTGAGCAGGCCGCCGGGGCTTCTGCAAACCGATGCGTACGCGCGTGAAGCGCTCGCGGCGGGCGGGATCAAGGGCAACGAACTGGAGCAGCAGGTAGAAGCCCGCATTGGGCGGCGGGAGCTGCTGGAGGGCAGCGAGGCGCCCACCTTCCGCAGCATCCTGTCCGAGGCGGTCCTGCGGACGCCGCTGCCCAATCGGGGCGAGTGGCGTGAGCAGCTGGAGCACCTGCTGGAGATGTCGGAGCGCCCGAGCATCACACTCCAGGTGTTGCCGTTCAGCGTCAGCTTTCACGGCCTGGCAAGCACTGACCTGATGTTCCTGCGGCTGCTGGACACCCGTACCGTGGCTTACGCCGAGAACGACGTACATGGTGAACTGATCGCAGAACCAAGCAAGGTTGAGCGTTTCCAGCGCACTTATGATGCGGTGCGCGATTCGGCCCTGTCCCCGGTCGAGTCGCGGAAGTTCATCCTGCGGATGTTGGAGGAAGTGCCGTGCGGGCCATCGACCTGAGCAACGTGACGTGGCGCAAGAGCAGCTACAGCAACTCGGACGGCGGCCAGTGCGTCGAAGTCTCCGACAGCATCCCCTCCCTCATCCCGGTCCGCGACAGCAAGGACACCACCCGCACCCCCCTCCTGATCGGCGCCCCCGCCTGGAAGGCGTTCGTGGACGGGGTCAAAGAGGGCTGAGGCCCGGACGGCGCACCTCGTCAAGAGGGCCGGGGCCCGGCCGCGTAAGCTGGGCCCCGGCTCTGTCGTATGCCCGCCCTCGCCCAAGGAGCACCCGTGGAAGCATTCTTCGAAACCCTGCTGGTCCTGGTCTGCGTCGGCGTGCTCGCCTTCGCCGCCCTGGCCGTGAAGAAGCTGTACCAGGGCCAGCGCTGAACCACGTCTAGGAAAGCCTTCCGACCATGATCGAAATCCCGTCCGACCTGCACAAGGACCTCGTCCCGCTCGCCTTCCTGCTCGGCAACTGGGCCGGGGCGGGCGTGCACGACTTCCCGGGATCGGAGAAGTGCAACTTCGGCCAGGAGGTCAGCTTCACCCACGACGGGCGGGACTTCCTCGAGTACCACTCCCACACCTGGGTGCTGGACAAGGACGGCAACAAGGTCCGCCCGCTGGAGTCGGAGTCCGGCTTCTGGCGGATCGACGCCGGCCGCAAGGTCGAGGTGACGATGACCCGCGACGACGGTGTCATCGAGATCTGGTACGGCGAGATGGCCGACAAGAAGCCGCAGATCGACCTCGTGACCGACGCCGTCGCGCGCACGGCCGCCTCCCAGCCGTACAGCGGCGGCAAGCGGCTCTACGGGTATGTGAAGAGCGACCTGATGTGGGTCGGCGAGAAGCAGACCCCGGACGTCGAGCTGCGCCCCTACATGTCGGCCCACCTGAAGAAGGTCGTCACCCCGGAGGACGTCGAGCGCTGGGCCAAGGCCCTGCCGGACGACATGCCGGACGACGGGATCGCTTTCTTCAAGTAGTTCTAGACTCGTCGGTGTGGTGAGCACCGACTGGAAGAGTGACCTCAGGCAGCGCGGCTACCGGCTGACGCCGCAGCGGCAGCTTGTGCTCGAAGCCGTGGACACCCTGGAGCACGCGACCCCCGACGACATCCTCACGGAAGTGAAGAAGACGGCGTCGGGGGTCAACATTTCCACGGTCTACCGGACGCTGGAGCTGTTGGAGGAGCTGGGTCTGGTCAGCCACGCCCACCTCGGGCACGGGGCGCCCACCTACCACCTCGCCGACCGCCACCACCATCTGCACCTGGTGTGCCGGGACTGCGAGAACGTGATCGAGGCCGATGTCGGGGTCGCCGCCGAGTTCACGGCGAAGCTGCGCGCACAGTTCGGTTTCGACACCGACATGAAGCACTTCGCGATCTTCGGGCGCTGCCGGGACTGCTCGCTGAAGAGTTCAACTACCGCGTCGTAGGCTGGCCCGTATGAAGAGTCCTCTGCTGTCCCTGCCCGGCGCCGTCCCCGCCGAGGGTGTGGACGAAGGTGTCGCCGCCCACTACGGCGACCTGTTCCGTGAGCAGCGCGCCCTCGCCGAGGGCGACGGATTCGTCGACCTGTCGCACCGCGGTGTCGTCACGGTCACCGGGGAGGACCGGCTGAGCTGGCTGCACCTGCTGCTCACCCAGCACGTCAGCGAGCTGCCGCCCGGCGAGGCCACCGAGGCGCTGATCCTCTCCGCGCACGGGCACATCGAGCACGCGCTGTACCTGGTCGACGACGGCACGACCGTCTGGGCGCACGTGGAGCCCGGTACGCAGGACGCGCTCCTCGCCTACCTGGAGTCGATGAAGTTCTTCTACCGGGTCGAGGCCGCCGACCGCACGGCGGACTTCGCGGTCGTCCACCTGCCCGCCGGGTCGATCGCCGAGGTGCCGGACGGGGTCGTCGTACGGGAGACCGCGTACGGGCGTGATCTGTTCCTGCCGCGCGCGGACCTGGAGTCGTTCGCCGCCTCGCACGGGCCCGCCGCCGGGCTGCTCGCCCACGAGGCGCTGCGTGTCGAGCACCACCGGCCCCGGCTCGGCTTCGAGACCGACCACCGGACCATCCCGCACGAGCTGGGCTGGATCGGCACGGCGGTGCACCTGCAGAAGGGCTGCTACCGGGGGCAGGAGACCGTCGCCCGCGTGCAGAACCTGGGCAAGCCGCCGCGCCGCCTCGTCTTCCTCCACCTGGACGGGAGCGAGGTGCACCTGCCGGTGCCGGGGACCGAGATCCGGGTCGCGGACGAGGGGCCCGACGGGCGCAGGATCGGGTTCGTGACGACGTCCGTACGGCACCACGAGCTGGGGCCCGTCGCTCTCGCGCTGGTCAAGCGGAACGTGCCCGTGGACGCCCGGCTGATGGCCGGGGACACCGCCGCCGCGCAGGAGGTCGTGGTCGAGCCCTGAGGCCCGGCCGCTACATCTCCAGCAGCACCGTGAACGGGCCGTCGTTCGTCAGCGACACCCTCATCCGGGCGCCGAACCGGCCCGTCGCCACCGTCGCGCCCAGGGCCCGCAGCTGGGCGACCACCTCGTCGACCAGCGGCTCGGCCACATCGCCCGGGGCCGCCGCGTTCCAGGTGGGGCGGCGGCCCTTGCGCGCGTCGCCGTAGAGCGTGAACTGGCTGATGACCAGCAGCGGGGCGTCGACGTCGCTGCAGGACCGCTCGTCCTGGAGCATCCGGATCGACCACAGCTTGCGCGCCAGCTGCGCCGCCTTCTCCTTGGTGTCCTCATGGGTCACCCCGACGAGGACGCACAGTCCCTCGCCCTCGATCGCGCCCACCGTCTCGCCGTCCACGACGACACTCGCGCCGTCCACCCGCTGCACCACCGCTCGCATGCGGACCATCATGCCGGGTGTCCGGTACGTGCTCACAGGGGGTTCATTATCAAGCCCTTACCCCCCATCTGGGGCCGTTCGGGGGCACACGGTCACATAGGGGTCGGTTGGGGTGGCACGATGCTTCCACACGCCGGTCGAGGGGACGGTCACAAGCACATGAGCACACCGAGCACCAGCGGGTGGCTGGGGACGCAGGGACTGCCGGAGAGGGTGCCGGAGACGGCGTACCGGCCGCCCGTCCAGCGTGCTGACGGCATCCCGGGTCCCGCGCTGTCCGCAGAGCCCCGCGACCCGGACCTGGCCCGGCTCAGCCTGCCCGAGCTGCGCATCCTGCGCCGGGACGCACAGCGGGACGAGGCGGACCTCAGCTATGTGCGGCGGCTGCTCCAGGGCCGGATCGACATCCTGCGCGCGGAGCTGTGCCGGCGCGGCCGGGCCTCGCTGCCGGCGCCCGCGGACGGCTCCGTGGTCGACCGGCTCCCGGAGATCCTCAAGGACGCCCCGGCCCGGCACCGCTCCTCGGCCCGCCATGTCACGCTCGGCACCCCGCACAACGAGGAGTACCGGCAGCTGGCCGCCGAGATGCTCGGCGAGGTCGAGCTGAGCGATCTCGCGGCCCGGACGGATCTCGAACTGACCAGTGCCATGGGGCGGTTGGTCCAGTACGAGCAGGAGGTCTCGCGGCGGCGGCAGCGGCTTCAGCAGACCACCGACGAGTGCAGCGGAGAGATCGCGCGCCGCTACCGGGTGGGCGAGGCGCAGGTGGACGACCTGCTGACCTGAGCGCGCGGCGGCGGCGCGGCTCGTCGTGTCGGGGCGAGTGCGGGACGCGGGTACGGGACGCGGGTACGGGAAGAACGAGAGGGCGCCGCCCGGAAGGCCGACGCCCTGTTCCGCTCGCCCGGGCGCCCGTGGTGCCCGGACCTCTTCTGACGCTTCCCTTCTCCCGGCTGCCCCTGACTGTTATCCGTAGCGAGCTGTTCAGTTGTGGCTGTGCTGTGCGGTGTTCAGTTGTGGCTGTGCTGCTTGTTCCATGTCCTGTTCAGTTGTGACTGTGCGCTTCGGTGGCCGTCCCCTGTCCGGGCTCCCGGCTCCCCTCCGGAAGGAAGCCCGGTCGGCCAACCACTGGGAAGCTCGACCATGTGCTGCAAGTTGGCAGCCAACTTCACTGTACTTATCTCCGCGGAGAAGCGGCGCATAACCAGCTGTCGGCGAACTGCCGTAAGTTGGCGGGAAGTTGTAGCGTTTGTTCGTGGATCCGGAGCACGTCTCCGCCAATGGACGGACGCGGCCACAACCGCCCCGCTCGTCCCATCGCGACATCGCCGACGAACTGCGCAGCCGGATCAGGTCCGGGGTGCTGCGGCCGGGTCAGCGCATGCCCACGCAGGCCGAGCTGGCCGGGGAGTTCGGCGTCGAGCGCGGAGCCGTACGGCAGGCGCTGCGGATCCTCCAGACGGAGCGGCTGCTCACCAACGTGTCCAAGGGGAGCCCGGCCACGGTGGCGGTGCTGTCCGCGCCGGCGGCCGGGCCGGGTGCGCCGCCGCAGCCCACCATGGCCGGCCTCGCGCCGCGCATCGCGGCCGCCTTCGCCGCCCCGCACGTGCGCATCGACGCGCTCTGCCTGACCGCGGTCTCGCTCACGCTGGCCATCGGCGAGCCCCTGCGGCAGATCCACGCGGGACGGCTGAAACCGGCCAAGATCGACGTCCGGGTACTGCTGCCCAGCCGGGACATCGCCCTCGCCTTCCCGGCGCCGGTGGCCGCGGACGACGGCGGGCTGCTGCACCGCCGCTGGCTGGCCCAGCGCAACGCCCAGGGCCAGGTGCTGCGGCAGAACCTGCTGGCCCTGCTGACCACGCACGGCGTCGACGTCCAGGTCTCCTTCCGGGCGCTGCCGTTCACCCCTCCGGTGAAGCTGTACCTGCTCAACGGCTCGGAGGCGCTGTTCGCGTACTACACGCTCAAGCGGGGCGAGCGGGAGATCGAGCACGAGCACCTGGAGCTGTACGACGCCGACGGCACGCGCTCGATGCTGTTCGCCTTCGAGGGGCATGCCGGGGCGCGGGACGCCGGGTTCGTGGAGCAGTCGCGGCGGTGGTTCGACGCGCTGTGGGAGACGATCAGTTCGGAGCTGCGGTTCGGCGCATAGTCACCGGGCAGGTGTCCGCCGACCAACTCCGGCCAACTTGTTTGTGCTTGGCTGCTATGCAGGAACAACTTCTGGGCAACTCTCCCTGGATGGATGAGAGTTGTAGCGTTTGGTCGTGACTCAGGAGCATGTGGCAGTGAACGGCAGCAGGAGACGCACGCCGCAGGAGATCGCCGACACCCTGCGCGAACGCATCCGCACGGGTGCGCTGCGGCCCGGCGCGCGGCTGCCGACGCAGGCCGAGCTGGCCGGGGAGTTCGGGGTCGAGCGGGGTGCCGTGCGCCAGGCGCTGCGGGTGCTCCAGGAGGACGGGCTGCTCAGCGACGTCAGCAAGGGCAGCCCGCCGCGGGTGGCCGAGCCGGAGCCCGCACGTGAGGAGCCGCAGCCGACGATGGTGGCGCTCGCGCCCCGGCTGACCGAGGCGTTCTCGGCGCCGCACGTGCGCATCGACGCCGTCTGCCTGACCGCACAGAGCCTGATCCCCGCGCTCGGCGAGCCGCTGCGGCTGATCCACGAGGGGCGGCTGCGGCCGGCGAAGATCGACGCCCGGATCCTGCTGCCGGGCCGGGACATCAACCTCGCCTTCCCGGTCTCGGTCGACGCCGGCAGCGAGGAGGACGACGCGGTGCACCAGCGCTGGCTCGCGATGCGCAACGCCCAGGGCCAGGTGCTCCAGTACAACCTGCAGGCGCTGCGCGCCACCCACGACATCGACGTCCAGGTCACCTTCCGGGCGCTGCCGTTCACCCCTCCGGTGAAGCTGTACCTGCTCAACGGGGTGGAGGCGCTGTTCGCGCACTACATGATCACGCGCCGCGAGGAGCCCACCGACAGCGGGACGCTCGAGATGTGGGACACCCTGGGCTCCGAGTCCCTCCTGTTCTCCTTCGAGCAACGGGCCGGTCAGCGGGACGCGGCGTTCGTGGAGCAATCGCAGAAGTGGTTCGACGCCCTCTGGGAAACCATCACCTCGGACCTGACACTCTCCTAGTGACTTCTGATGCGAACGAGATCGAAAAGCTTCGGGAACTGATCACACCGGCCCGCTTCGTGCTGTGGGACTTCGACGGGCCGATCTGCCGGCTGTTCGCCGGGCACCGGGCGGAGCGGGTCGCCGCCGATCTGGTGGAGTGGCTGGAGCGGCAGGGCCTGCACGGGCTGCTCACCGCCGCCGAACGCGAGACCCTGGATCCGCAGGTGGTGCTGCGCGCGGTGGGCCGGCGCCGCCCGGGCAGCGACCTCGTCGCCGGGCTGGAGGAGCGGCTCACCCAGGAGGAACTGCGGGCCGCCGCCTCCGCCCTGCCCACCGCGTACGCCGACCCGCTGATCCGCACCTGGACGGCCGTCGGCGCCCGGCTGGCCGTCACCACCAACAACTCGCCCCGCGCGGCCCGCACCTACCTCGAGACCCGCGGCCTCGCCGGCTGCTTCACCCCTCACCTGTACGGCCGTACCGGGCAGTTGCACCACCTCAAACCGCACCCGCACTGTGTCCACCGCGCCCTGAGCGCGCTGGGCGCCCCGCCCGAGGCCGCCCTGATGATCGGCGACGCCGCCTCGGACCTGGCCGCGGCCCGGGAGGCGGGCGTCCCGTTCCTCGGCTACGCGCGTAACGGCACCAAGGAGCTGGCCCTGCGGGCGGCGGGCGCCGAGCTGGTCGTACAGTCGCTCGAGCCGCTGCTGAGGTTGCTCCGCAGCGGTCGTCCGGTGGGCTAGCATGCCGACACGTCCGGGCCACCGCCCGGATCCGTGCGTACGCGCGCGCAAGGAACGGCGACGAGCCGGACCCGGACCTCGGCGGCCGGCACCCCGGCCTTCTGCCTTCCAACCGACGTAATCCCCGCTGTACTTCCCGCTGTACTTCCCGC comes from Streptomyces sp. FXJ1.172 and encodes:
- the dtd gene encoding D-aminoacyl-tRNA deacylase, producing the protein MRAVVQRVDGASVVVDGETVGAIEGEGLCVLVGVTHEDTKEKAAQLARKLWSIRMLQDERSCSDVDAPLLVISQFTLYGDARKGRRPTWNAAAPGDVAEPLVDEVVAQLRALGATVATGRFGARMRVSLTNDGPFTVLLEM
- a CDS encoding DUF397 domain-containing protein produces the protein MRAIDLSNVTWRKSSYSNSDGGQCVEVSDSIPSLIPVRDSKDTTRTPLLIGAPAWKAFVDGVKEG
- a CDS encoding helix-turn-helix domain-containing protein: MPQRRVVTGRSQEPRVRFAEELRLLRTERGLSLRRLAEEVGWDASQFGKMESGRTLGSPEVVQALDQYYGTPGLLVTLWELAVADPAQFKEQYRRYMILESEAVSLWHYGVSRPPGLLQTDAYAREALAAGGIKGNELEQQVEARIGRRELLEGSEAPTFRSILSEAVLRTPLPNRGEWREQLEHLLEMSERPSITLQVLPFSVSFHGLASTDLMFLRLLDTRTVAYAENDVHGELIAEPSKVERFQRTYDAVRDSALSPVESRKFILRMLEEVPCGPST
- a CDS encoding FABP family protein, translating into MIEIPSDLHKDLVPLAFLLGNWAGAGVHDFPGSEKCNFGQEVSFTHDGRDFLEYHSHTWVLDKDGNKVRPLESESGFWRIDAGRKVEVTMTRDDGVIEIWYGEMADKKPQIDLVTDAVARTAASQPYSGGKRLYGYVKSDLMWVGEKQTPDVELRPYMSAHLKKVVTPEDVERWAKALPDDMPDDGIAFFK
- a CDS encoding Fur family transcriptional regulator, giving the protein MVSTDWKSDLRQRGYRLTPQRQLVLEAVDTLEHATPDDILTEVKKTASGVNISTVYRTLELLEELGLVSHAHLGHGAPTYHLADRHHHLHLVCRDCENVIEADVGVAAEFTAKLRAQFGFDTDMKHFAIFGRCRDCSLKSSTTAS
- a CDS encoding RsiG family protein produces the protein MSTPSTSGWLGTQGLPERVPETAYRPPVQRADGIPGPALSAEPRDPDLARLSLPELRILRRDAQRDEADLSYVRRLLQGRIDILRAELCRRGRASLPAPADGSVVDRLPEILKDAPARHRSSARHVTLGTPHNEEYRQLAAEMLGEVELSDLAARTDLELTSAMGRLVQYEQEVSRRRQRLQQTTDECSGEIARRYRVGEAQVDDLLT
- the ygfZ gene encoding CAF17-like 4Fe-4S cluster assembly/insertion protein YgfZ, translated to MKSPLLSLPGAVPAEGVDEGVAAHYGDLFREQRALAEGDGFVDLSHRGVVTVTGEDRLSWLHLLLTQHVSELPPGEATEALILSAHGHIEHALYLVDDGTTVWAHVEPGTQDALLAYLESMKFFYRVEAADRTADFAVVHLPAGSIAEVPDGVVVRETAYGRDLFLPRADLESFAASHGPAAGLLAHEALRVEHHRPRLGFETDHRTIPHELGWIGTAVHLQKGCYRGQETVARVQNLGKPPRRLVFLHLDGSEVHLPVPGTEIRVADEGPDGRRIGFVTTSVRHHELGPVALALVKRNVPVDARLMAGDTAAAQEVVVEP
- a CDS encoding winged helix-turn-helix domain-containing protein; this translates as MFVDPEHVSANGRTRPQPPRSSHRDIADELRSRIRSGVLRPGQRMPTQAELAGEFGVERGAVRQALRILQTERLLTNVSKGSPATVAVLSAPAAGPGAPPQPTMAGLAPRIAAAFAAPHVRIDALCLTAVSLTLAIGEPLRQIHAGRLKPAKIDVRVLLPSRDIALAFPAPVAADDGGLLHRRWLAQRNAQGQVLRQNLLALLTTHGVDVQVSFRALPFTPPVKLYLLNGSEALFAYYTLKRGEREIEHEHLELYDADGTRSMLFAFEGHAGARDAGFVEQSRRWFDALWETISSELRFGA
- a CDS encoding FadR/GntR family transcriptional regulator translates to MVVTQEHVAVNGSRRRTPQEIADTLRERIRTGALRPGARLPTQAELAGEFGVERGAVRQALRVLQEDGLLSDVSKGSPPRVAEPEPAREEPQPTMVALAPRLTEAFSAPHVRIDAVCLTAQSLIPALGEPLRLIHEGRLRPAKIDARILLPGRDINLAFPVSVDAGSEEDDAVHQRWLAMRNAQGQVLQYNLQALRATHDIDVQVTFRALPFTPPVKLYLLNGVEALFAHYMITRREEPTDSGTLEMWDTLGSESLLFSFEQRAGQRDAAFVEQSQKWFDALWETITSDLTLS
- a CDS encoding HAD family hydrolase, which encodes MTSDANEIEKLRELITPARFVLWDFDGPICRLFAGHRAERVAADLVEWLERQGLHGLLTAAERETLDPQVVLRAVGRRRPGSDLVAGLEERLTQEELRAAASALPTAYADPLIRTWTAVGARLAVTTNNSPRAARTYLETRGLAGCFTPHLYGRTGQLHHLKPHPHCVHRALSALGAPPEAALMIGDAASDLAAAREAGVPFLGYARNGTKELALRAAGAELVVQSLEPLLRLLRSGRPVG